From the genome of Candidatus Cloacimonadota bacterium, one region includes:
- a CDS encoding serine/threonine-protein phosphatase — translation MDSYFLEVDHAQICKHGFLSCGDTFYSIKNENGIICILADGLGSGIKASVLSTLTTTMAAGFVSSKMDIKRAAEIILETLPVCSYRKIGYSTFTIIEANNRGDLRVIEHDNPPYALMRNGKCTKVEKQEIPIKTFRKSNLYYSELHLQPGDRVVYYSDGVTQSGMGLTHLPLGWMESGVEDYIENLLTENPAMSASEISHRVAYKAKEYDGNKAADDISCAALYLRNPRRTMLVTGPPYKREHDSTLAEIISRFEGRKLVCGGTTAEILSRELNIALKVNLKEIKSNSEIPPSAQMDGFDLVSEGTITLSRCLRVLQDGISPDKVPDSAVKRLVAMLLDSDIIECVVGTKINDAHQDPALPKDLEIRRNLMKQLCKALEQKYMKSTKTIYI, via the coding sequence GTGGACTCATACTTTTTGGAAGTTGATCATGCCCAAATCTGCAAACACGGATTTCTTTCCTGTGGGGATACTTTCTACAGCATTAAGAACGAAAATGGTATCATTTGTATTTTAGCGGATGGCTTAGGAAGCGGCATTAAAGCAAGCGTTCTTTCAACCCTCACAACTACAATGGCTGCTGGTTTTGTTTCCTCTAAGATGGATATTAAACGAGCAGCCGAGATAATCTTGGAAACTTTGCCTGTATGCTCATATCGAAAGATTGGGTATAGCACCTTTACGATTATTGAAGCCAACAACCGAGGCGATCTGCGTGTTATCGAACACGATAATCCCCCATATGCACTAATGAGAAACGGCAAATGCACAAAGGTCGAGAAACAAGAAATACCCATTAAAACATTCCGTAAAAGCAATCTATATTACTCGGAACTGCATCTGCAACCAGGAGACCGAGTTGTTTATTATTCTGATGGTGTAACTCAATCTGGAATGGGCTTAACTCATCTTCCTTTGGGTTGGATGGAAAGTGGAGTAGAAGATTATATAGAGAATCTTTTAACGGAAAACCCCGCTATGTCTGCCAGTGAAATTTCACACAGAGTCGCCTACAAAGCCAAAGAATACGATGGCAACAAAGCTGCTGACGACATTAGTTGTGCTGCATTGTATTTGCGAAATCCCAGACGTACAATGCTGGTTACAGGTCCTCCCTACAAAAGAGAACATGACAGCACACTCGCTGAAATCATTAGTCGTTTCGAGGGCAGAAAACTGGTTTGTGGAGGAACTACCGCAGAGATTCTTTCGCGGGAACTAAATATTGCCCTAAAAGTGAACTTGAAAGAGATAAAAAGCAATTCAGAAATACCCCCTAGCGCTCAAATGGATGGCTTTGATTTGGTGTCCGAAGGTACCATCACTCTATCACGATGCCTACGTGTATTGCAGGATGGAATAAGTCCAGACAAAGTACCCGATAGCGCAGTAAAGCGTTTAGTTGCAATGTTATTAGACAGCGATATTATTGAATGTGTGGTAGGCACAAAGATCAATGATGCTCATCAAGATCCTGCGTTACCTAAAGATCTTGAAATCCGTAGGAACCTAATGAAACAATTGTGTAAGGCTCTCGAACAGAAATATATGAAATCTACTAAAACCATATACATCTAA
- a CDS encoding nucleoside-diphosphate kinase, whose product MTERSLFLIKPNAVANGHIGDIVSIIERHKFRIINIKIITFNPELSRRFYADHLGKEFYQRLESFMCSGNTIALLLEKENAIAELREIMGDVMPEKRKPGTIRALYGEGVTNNGAHASDSVKNAQKEIQIIFGD is encoded by the coding sequence ATGACCGAGCGCAGTCTCTTTTTAATAAAACCAAATGCCGTTGCCAATGGTCATATTGGTGATATTGTCAGCATCATAGAAAGACACAAATTCCGCATCATAAATATTAAGATTATTACTTTTAATCCAGAATTATCTCGGCGGTTCTATGCGGATCATTTAGGCAAAGAATTCTATCAGCGCTTGGAAAGTTTTATGTGCTCAGGGAATACGATTGCCCTCTTATTAGAGAAGGAAAATGCAATTGCAGAACTTAGAGAGATCATGGGAGATGTAATGCCCGAAAAACGTAAGCCAGGCACGATTCGTGCACTCTATGGAGAGGGAGTAACAAATAATGGCGCTCATGCTTCAGATTCTGTGAAGAACGCCCAAAAGGAGATTCAGATAATATTTGGAGATTAG
- the uvrB gene encoding excinuclease ABC subunit UvrB: MSLFNLVTDYNPAGDQPQAINELVDGVKSNKRFQVLLGVTGSGKTFTIANVIAKLNRPALVLSHNKTLAAQLYGELKQLFPENAVEYFISYYDYYQPEAYIPGKDIYIEKDSDINSEIEKLRLRATMSLMERRDVIIVASVSCIYGLGVPEEYREALVRLHIGMKMERDELLKKLINAHYSRNDIAFERGAFRVRGDTVDIYPAYVEHCLRVEFFGDEIVNLEKLHPISYQSLGAVDEYPVYPAIHFIMNEDKLAAAVHSIEAEMNERVKFYLDNQRYVEADRLKQRTMFDIEMLRELGYCSGIENYSRHLTGSAPGEPPNCLLDYFPDDFLFVIDESHVTIPQVHGMYGGDFTRKKNLVEYGFRLPSAFDNRPLKFEEFTRYLQSVIFVSATPADYELEQTGGVIVEQVIRPTGLMDPEIEIKPIKHQVDDLIAQAKERIRKGHKILVMTLTKRMAEDLSTYLNKAGITSKYLHSDIDSIGRAKIIRELRLGEYNVLVGVNLLREGLDLPEVSLVAILDADKTGFLRSARSLIQISGRAARNVEGKVIFYADVVTDAMQHTINETNRRRAKQLAYNEEHGITPKTIMKTIEQIMQSTAIAEGYEKKEEETQNKAPKDDFQDYLDLDSVNKVIDLLKREMQKAAANLDFERAAELRDRIWEMQNYQADT, translated from the coding sequence ATGTCTTTGTTCAATCTGGTTACAGATTACAACCCTGCCGGAGATCAACCTCAAGCCATAAATGAATTGGTTGATGGAGTAAAAAGCAATAAACGCTTCCAAGTGCTTTTGGGAGTTACTGGAAGCGGCAAAACTTTTACCATCGCTAATGTAATTGCAAAGCTCAACCGTCCTGCATTAGTGCTTTCTCACAACAAAACATTGGCTGCTCAGTTGTATGGGGAATTAAAGCAACTTTTCCCAGAAAATGCGGTTGAATATTTCATCTCATATTACGACTATTATCAACCCGAAGCTTACATACCCGGAAAAGATATTTATATTGAAAAAGATTCGGATATAAATTCTGAAATCGAAAAACTGCGTCTGCGCGCTACGATGAGCCTTATGGAGCGACGTGACGTGATAATAGTAGCATCCGTATCTTGTATATATGGGTTGGGGGTTCCAGAAGAATATCGCGAGGCTCTTGTTAGGCTTCATATTGGCATGAAAATGGAGCGGGATGAATTGCTAAAAAAGCTTATTAATGCCCACTATTCTCGAAACGATATTGCTTTCGAACGTGGTGCATTTAGGGTTCGTGGCGACACTGTGGATATCTATCCCGCCTATGTGGAACACTGTTTACGGGTAGAATTCTTTGGTGATGAAATTGTAAACTTAGAGAAATTACATCCCATTTCGTACCAAAGCCTTGGAGCCGTAGATGAGTATCCCGTGTATCCGGCAATTCATTTTATCATGAATGAAGATAAACTTGCCGCAGCTGTTCATAGCATCGAAGCAGAAATGAATGAAAGGGTAAAGTTTTATTTGGATAATCAGCGTTATGTAGAAGCAGATCGGCTTAAGCAGCGCACTATGTTTGATATTGAGATGTTGCGGGAACTTGGCTATTGCAGTGGAATTGAAAACTACAGTCGCCATCTCACAGGATCGGCACCCGGTGAACCGCCTAATTGTCTACTCGATTACTTCCCCGATGATTTTCTTTTTGTTATAGACGAATCTCATGTAACCATCCCCCAAGTTCATGGTATGTATGGCGGCGATTTCACCCGCAAAAAGAATCTTGTGGAATATGGATTCAGATTACCCTCTGCCTTCGATAACCGCCCTCTCAAGTTTGAAGAATTCACCCGATACCTTCAAAGCGTTATCTTTGTTTCAGCTACTCCTGCAGATTATGAACTCGAACAAACCGGCGGAGTAATTGTTGAGCAAGTAATTCGACCCACTGGGCTCATGGATCCAGAGATTGAAATAAAACCAATCAAACATCAGGTAGATGATCTCATTGCCCAAGCCAAAGAACGCATCCGAAAAGGTCATAAAATTCTGGTAATGACACTTACCAAAAGAATGGCCGAAGACCTCAGCACATACTTGAACAAGGCTGGAATTACCAGCAAATACTTGCATAGCGATATCGACAGCATTGGAAGAGCAAAGATTATTCGCGAATTACGACTTGGTGAATATAATGTTTTGGTGGGGGTCAACCTTTTGCGAGAGGGATTGGATTTGCCTGAGGTTTCGCTGGTTGCAATATTGGATGCCGATAAAACCGGATTCCTTCGCTCTGCACGTTCACTTATCCAAATTTCCGGAAGAGCGGCAAGAAACGTAGAGGGAAAAGTGATATTCTACGCCGATGTTGTTACTGATGCCATGCAACACACTATTAATGAAACCAACCGAAGACGTGCTAAACAGTTGGCATATAATGAAGAACATGGCATTACTCCCAAAACCATTATGAAGACAATTGAACAAATCATGCAATCTACGGCTATTGCAGAAGGTTATGAGAAAAAAGAGGAAGAGACCCAAAATAAAGCTCCTAAAGATGATTTCCAAGATTACTTAGATCTGGATTCGGTAAACAAGGTTATCGATTTACTAAAAAGAGAAATGCAAAAAGCCGCTGCGAACCTCGATTTTGAGCGTGCAGCAGAATTGAGAGACCGTATTTGGGAAATGCAGAATTATCAAGCTGATACATAA
- a CDS encoding carboxypeptidase regulatory-like domain-containing protein, whose protein sequence is MKRVLIIFCILIAVLFSVSCKKNSDDPETAETMLSDNARAFNDLQQQRITEVSDNSVQMQAETTEPEFAVGDIVASSPIDLAPNGFLRKITNIEQDGDIVVLTTEPACIEDAFEQADIHLEQALRTSDVKKIDYLTEGVVFSPKSKDPLSHDYTLNYVNDNLAPGTTVSITGNLNLNMGYDLQIRTRLGQGLTYLKGGGHIGEQSSLNLDITSTIFSITRSIDLASVEFQPIVFFVSGFPIVVVPRVKIVLNIDAEGSTNIDSEVSVSAVATAGVIYEDGNWSTYQNRELGFEYQEPTLHGNAAASIATGPRLELNLYGVAGPFVTGLGILDLQADTDQSPWWVLRGGFRADVGVNMSAIGYQQDYSYPGLIEYSQLLAESDGAITGTLSGSVHNADTGNPLSDVSVNLYKQGELNYSASTDANGRFSLEAAAGVYTVIFSKEGFLNAEQYDVSVSGFVNNTLQAILQIDETFQGTGSISGYIRNAMTNYGISQVTLQIREGINNLTGEIIATVHTDINGYYLFNDIEAGNYTISCSHVDFVETSFSVICLGGVNSDNQSTVMSPLMNEDEIRIILTWGSSPRDLDSHLTGPIPESEQRFHIYYANKNFYYDDTLYANLDIDDVSSYGPETTTIYVPSQGLYRFSVYDYSNGGYSNSSALSNSSAQVSVWKGNNNIQTYHVPTGEIGTVWTVFELSGNQIIGINTISNDTSYKNEELNWQQLPQK, encoded by the coding sequence ATGAAAAGAGTATTGATTATTTTTTGTATCTTGATCGCTGTTTTGTTTTCAGTATCTTGTAAGAAGAATTCTGATGATCCAGAAACAGCAGAAACGATGCTGTCGGATAACGCCAGGGCCTTTAATGATCTTCAACAACAAAGGATTACTGAAGTTTCAGATAATTCTGTTCAAATGCAAGCGGAGACTACTGAGCCAGAATTTGCAGTTGGAGATATTGTTGCTTCGTCACCAATTGACTTGGCTCCAAATGGCTTTCTTAGAAAAATAACAAATATTGAACAGGATGGGGATATTGTTGTTCTTACCACTGAACCAGCGTGTATTGAAGATGCTTTTGAACAAGCAGATATTCACCTAGAGCAAGCATTACGAACTTCCGATGTAAAAAAGATTGATTACTTAACAGAGGGAGTAGTTTTTTCACCAAAATCAAAAGATCCCCTAAGTCACGATTATACTCTCAATTATGTTAATGATAATCTGGCACCGGGAACAACCGTTAGTATAACTGGTAACTTGAATCTCAATATGGGTTACGATCTACAAATTCGAACAAGACTTGGTCAAGGGCTTACCTATTTAAAGGGCGGGGGTCATATTGGAGAACAATCATCGTTAAATCTGGATATCACTTCCACAATATTCAGCATTACAAGATCAATCGATTTAGCAAGCGTGGAGTTTCAACCCATAGTATTCTTTGTAAGTGGATTTCCGATAGTTGTAGTGCCTCGAGTTAAGATAGTTTTAAACATTGATGCTGAGGGTAGCACAAATATAGATTCTGAAGTGTCTGTATCGGCAGTAGCAACAGCGGGGGTAATATATGAGGATGGTAATTGGTCAACATACCAAAATCGAGAACTCGGTTTTGAATACCAAGAACCTACCCTACATGGAAATGCCGCTGCATCGATAGCCACAGGTCCAAGACTTGAACTAAATCTTTATGGAGTTGCCGGTCCTTTTGTAACAGGACTGGGAATTTTGGATCTTCAGGCAGATACCGATCAATCCCCTTGGTGGGTTCTAAGAGGTGGATTTAGAGCAGATGTAGGAGTAAACATGTCTGCTATAGGTTATCAACAAGATTATAGCTACCCCGGGCTTATTGAATACAGTCAGTTGCTTGCCGAATCAGATGGAGCTATAACAGGTACTTTATCGGGATCTGTTCACAACGCAGATACTGGTAATCCCCTTAGTGATGTATCGGTAAACCTGTATAAACAGGGAGAACTGAATTACTCAGCCTCAACTGATGCCAATGGTAGGTTTAGTCTTGAAGCAGCTGCCGGTGTATATACAGTGATATTTAGCAAAGAAGGCTTTTTAAATGCCGAACAATACGATGTTTCCGTATCAGGATTTGTTAACAACACCTTGCAAGCTATATTGCAAATAGATGAAACATTCCAAGGAACTGGAAGCATCAGCGGTTACATAAGGAATGCGATGACTAACTATGGAATTTCTCAAGTAACCCTCCAAATTCGAGAAGGCATTAACAACCTTACTGGTGAGATAATTGCCACAGTTCATACCGATATTAATGGATACTATCTCTTTAATGATATTGAAGCTGGTAACTACACCATTAGTTGCAGTCATGTAGATTTTGTTGAAACGAGTTTTTCGGTTATATGCCTTGGTGGTGTCAATTCGGATAATCAAAGCACTGTGATGTCACCCCTTATGAATGAAGACGAGATTCGAATTATTCTTACATGGGGAAGCTCTCCTAGAGATTTGGATTCACATCTCACTGGACCTATCCCAGAATCTGAACAACGATTCCATATATATTATGCAAACAAGAACTTCTACTACGATGATACACTTTATGCTAACCTTGATATTGACGATGTTTCATCCTATGGTCCTGAAACTACAACCATATATGTTCCAAGTCAAGGACTTTATCGTTTCAGCGTATATGATTATTCAAATGGTGGATACTCAAATAGCAGCGCTCTTTCCAATTCATCCGCTCAAGTAAGTGTGTGGAAAGGTAATAATAATATTCAAACTTACCATGTGCCAACAGGCGAAATTGGCACAGTATGGACAGTATTCGAGTTATCAGGTAATCAAATAATCGGCATCAATACTATCTCTAATGATACTTCATATAAGAACGAAGAACTAAACTGGCAACAGTTGCCTCAGAAATAA